In one window of Dyella thiooxydans DNA:
- a CDS encoding ADOP family duplicated permease, which produces MIVQEFREAWRRLSRRPGYALLSVAVLGVGLGVTLFLFSLVNTLIIDPLPMPQPDRLMAVGAPSFHDNGIETIDSADYMALRKGMHSIDAMGAYQGTGVSVDQGQGATYHVGSRMTASMMSLLGIEPLLGRVLQPSDETPGAASVMLLGESLWRHGFHADPHIIGRAIRVDGAWATVVGVVPARMTRLPVTDNQIWMPMTLRPGEHRDVWGVARLAPGVQLAQARAELDAWNARLQAAMPAGMRMRGVTIKPWKYGFVPEDMRHWVWLMFGAAVLVLLLACVNVANLQLVQALQRRHELALRSALGGGRARLMCGALVESLLLSLAALAVALPIVHGGNRWFMAIVFAHSPDSVPVYNFSIDARVLAAALLAALLSTLLAGVVPAWRASRPDLQDALRDGAKGSGGGFARMARIMVMAEIALTVVLLVGAGTFVRAVDSLLSQPVAGASHAAQVITADVLLPPAVYTDDAQRIRFFDAVTGHLRQDAGVVDATASDTVPGAVLGSHESISLPGQPEPSDGWARAQMGLVDPHFLATYGVRLREGRFFDARDRTDSAPVAVVDAKMAAAMWPHGDALGRTLVLWPGRTQARRLTVIGVIEPLQLDRLLERSLPGLLLPLDQSVGQRPLHDVGLAVRTHAVAGRFERQLIDAVRAVDPQAAVYGVRSQAAAVAEGRVYLTVLTSVFGALGLVALLLAGAGLYGVLAFSVAQRTREIGIRRAIGAGHGAILRDSGRQLLWQLGIGLGIGLLLSVPWSNVLADPGLHTRAHDPAVFVTVFLLVAGVSMLASLVPLLRALRVAPAVALRYE; this is translated from the coding sequence ATGATCGTGCAGGAGTTTCGCGAGGCGTGGCGGCGGCTGTCCAGGCGGCCGGGGTATGCGCTGCTGTCGGTGGCGGTGCTGGGGGTGGGGCTGGGCGTGACGCTGTTCCTGTTCTCGCTGGTCAACACGCTGATCATCGACCCGCTGCCGATGCCACAGCCGGACCGGTTGATGGCGGTGGGCGCGCCGTCGTTCCATGACAACGGTATCGAGACGATCGACAGCGCGGACTACATGGCCTTGCGCAAGGGCATGCACAGCATCGATGCGATGGGTGCCTACCAGGGCACCGGCGTAAGCGTGGACCAGGGGCAGGGCGCCACCTACCACGTTGGCAGCCGCATGACCGCGTCGATGATGTCCCTGTTGGGCATCGAGCCGTTGCTGGGTCGCGTGCTGCAGCCGTCGGACGAGACTCCCGGCGCGGCGAGCGTGATGCTGCTGGGCGAGTCCCTGTGGCGACACGGCTTCCATGCTGATCCGCACATCATCGGCCGCGCGATCCGGGTCGATGGCGCCTGGGCCACGGTGGTGGGCGTGGTGCCGGCGCGCATGACGCGCCTGCCGGTCACCGACAACCAGATATGGATGCCGATGACGCTGCGCCCGGGCGAGCATCGCGATGTTTGGGGCGTGGCGCGCCTGGCCCCTGGCGTCCAGCTCGCCCAGGCGCGTGCGGAACTGGACGCGTGGAATGCGCGGCTGCAGGCCGCGATGCCCGCGGGCATGCGCATGCGCGGCGTCACCATCAAGCCGTGGAAATACGGCTTCGTGCCCGAGGACATGCGCCACTGGGTGTGGCTGATGTTCGGTGCTGCCGTGCTGGTGCTGCTGCTGGCCTGCGTCAACGTGGCCAACCTGCAACTGGTGCAGGCGCTGCAGCGACGGCACGAGCTGGCGTTGCGCAGCGCGCTCGGTGGCGGCCGCGCGCGGCTGATGTGCGGCGCGCTGGTCGAAAGCCTGCTGCTGAGCCTCGCCGCGCTGGCGGTGGCCCTGCCCATCGTGCATGGGGGCAATCGCTGGTTCATGGCGATCGTCTTCGCCCATTCGCCCGACAGCGTGCCCGTATACAACTTCAGCATCGACGCCCGCGTGCTGGCGGCGGCGTTGCTGGCGGCCCTGCTCAGCACGCTGCTGGCGGGCGTGGTTCCCGCGTGGCGTGCATCCCGACCCGACCTGCAGGATGCCCTGCGTGACGGCGCCAAAGGCTCGGGCGGCGGCTTTGCGCGCATGGCCAGGATCATGGTGATGGCCGAGATCGCGCTGACCGTGGTGCTGCTGGTGGGTGCGGGCACCTTCGTGCGCGCGGTCGACAGCCTGCTGTCGCAGCCGGTGGCGGGTGCGTCGCATGCGGCACAGGTAATCACCGCCGACGTGCTTCTGCCGCCTGCCGTCTACACAGACGATGCGCAGCGCATCCGCTTCTTCGATGCGGTGACCGGGCATCTGCGTCAGGATGCCGGCGTGGTCGATGCCACGGCATCGGATACGGTGCCGGGTGCGGTGCTGGGAAGCCATGAATCGATCTCGCTGCCCGGCCAGCCCGAGCCGTCCGATGGCTGGGCCCGTGCGCAGATGGGTCTGGTCGATCCGCACTTCCTCGCCACCTACGGCGTGCGTCTGCGCGAAGGGCGCTTCTTCGACGCGCGCGATCGCACCGACAGTGCGCCCGTGGCCGTGGTGGACGCCAAGATGGCTGCGGCGATGTGGCCGCATGGCGATGCGCTGGGCCGCACCCTGGTGCTGTGGCCTGGCCGGACGCAGGCGCGACGCCTGACGGTGATCGGCGTGATCGAGCCGTTGCAGCTCGATCGCCTGCTGGAGCGATCGCTGCCGGGCCTGCTGCTGCCGCTGGACCAGTCGGTGGGCCAGCGGCCGCTGCACGACGTCGGACTGGCCGTGCGCACGCATGCCGTGGCCGGGCGTTTCGAGCGGCAACTGATCGATGCCGTGCGCGCGGTCGACCCGCAGGCGGCGGTCTACGGCGTGCGCAGCCAGGCGGCGGCGGTGGCGGAGGGGCGCGTGTACCTCACCGTGCTCACCAGCGTGTTCGGCGCGCTGGGGCTGGTCGCCCTGCTGCTGGCCGGCGCGGGCCTGTACGGCGTGCTGGCATTCTCGGTGGCGCAGCGCACCCGGGAGATCGGGATCCGTCGTGCGATCGGCGCCGGGCATGGCGCGATCCTGCGCGACTCGGGCCGGCAACTGCTGTGGCAGCTCGGCATCGGGCTGGGGATCGGCCTGCTGCTGTCGGTGCCCTGGTCGAACGTGCTGGCCGATCCCGGCCTGCACACGCGGGCCCATGACCCCGCGGTGTTCGTGACGGTTTTCCTGCTGGTGGCGGGCGTGTCGATGCTGGCCTCGCTGGTGCCATTGTTGCGAGCCCTGCGGGTCGCCCCGGCCGTCGCCCTGCGCTACGAGTGA
- a CDS encoding ABC transporter permease, translated as MSVWLSEIWRTWRASLRRPGLVLLASGVLALGVGAASAVFTLIDGVLLQPLPYQQPHQLVAVGPVEQGDVQAVSPQQYQHLAGLPGIASMGLFKDGQTASNIAGDGRPEQVAALEIDRGLLPTLGVQPALGRNFSAEEDQPHGPPAVMLYHGFWLRRFGGNPSAIGQTLTVEGVPHAIVGVLPAGFDLGQASIALPTAFPAHSRDDGTNYTAVARLASGATVDSLAAEVNTRLHAFYAEQGGQAYAGSFWQRVHFGAQDFSAAQHAGQRSTSLMWVACATLLLLIALVNLTNLMLLRAMARSHDAAVRGALGASRGRVALPSIAEGLLVGVVGVLVGQGLAALALLAVRTWMPVDWMAVEWTRPGGLSLGGMAWTIAVATGLFGALVATALGLWRGHAALSMDSLREGGRSGLSRRSGLLGRLLVMAQVALASLLLCAAGVFLHSLLASARVDLGFKPDHVLTFELAPVKATYPDAASVQQLSRQLVDRLQRIPGVHQAAAGTNLPAGDFSGQWNMGGLHLPGGEQFGAQFHAADPAFFRVFGIHVLQGRSFAASDVRGGEDVAVVNQRFADVHFQGHALGQTIQRGEGNGMWSARIVGVVADTYQFGPEDPDSVVPILYLPLAQMPDDALRAFRMYEPLRFALKVQGDPDSYRDAVQRAVAEVAPNQPIDHVYSMAHVVHDTITDTEFNLMLVGLFGGLALLLACVGVYAVMAVAVAAREREFGVRAALGAAPRGLLLLVLRAGMVQIVLGLLAGFALGFLGSGVLRAVVVQLGQSVFDPWSIAAASAVLAATGAVACLLPALRASRVQPMRALRGE; from the coding sequence ATGAGCGTCTGGTTGAGTGAGATCTGGCGTACCTGGCGGGCCAGCCTGCGCCGGCCGGGTCTCGTGTTGCTGGCCAGTGGCGTGCTGGCGCTGGGTGTTGGCGCGGCCAGTGCGGTGTTCACCCTGATCGATGGTGTGTTGCTGCAGCCGTTGCCCTATCAACAGCCGCATCAACTGGTCGCGGTTGGCCCCGTCGAACAGGGCGATGTGCAGGCGGTCTCGCCGCAGCAGTACCAGCACCTCGCCGGGCTGCCCGGGATCGCATCGATGGGTCTGTTCAAGGATGGCCAGACGGCGTCCAACATCGCCGGCGACGGCCGGCCGGAACAGGTTGCGGCGCTGGAGATCGACCGGGGCCTGCTGCCGACGCTCGGCGTGCAGCCGGCGCTGGGCCGCAACTTCAGCGCTGAGGAAGACCAGCCGCACGGCCCGCCCGCGGTGATGCTGTACCACGGTTTCTGGCTGCGCCGCTTCGGCGGCAATCCCTCGGCGATCGGCCAGACCCTGACGGTGGAGGGCGTACCGCACGCCATCGTCGGCGTTCTCCCTGCCGGCTTCGATCTGGGCCAAGCCTCGATCGCCCTGCCCACGGCGTTCCCCGCGCACTCGCGGGACGATGGCACCAACTATACGGCGGTGGCGCGGCTGGCGTCCGGCGCCACCGTCGATAGCCTGGCCGCGGAGGTGAATACCCGCCTGCACGCGTTTTACGCCGAGCAGGGTGGCCAGGCCTATGCCGGCAGCTTCTGGCAGCGCGTGCACTTCGGCGCCCAGGATTTCAGTGCCGCGCAGCACGCCGGGCAGCGCAGCACGTCGTTGATGTGGGTGGCCTGCGCCACGTTGCTGTTGCTGATCGCGCTGGTCAACCTCACCAACCTGATGTTGCTGCGTGCAATGGCACGCAGCCACGACGCCGCGGTGCGCGGTGCGCTGGGTGCCTCGCGCGGGCGGGTTGCACTGCCGTCGATCGCCGAGGGCCTGCTGGTCGGCGTGGTCGGTGTATTGGTCGGTCAGGGGCTGGCGGCGCTGGCCCTGCTTGCCGTGCGCACATGGATGCCGGTGGACTGGATGGCGGTGGAGTGGACGCGTCCCGGGGGCTTGAGCCTGGGCGGGATGGCCTGGACGATCGCCGTCGCGACCGGCCTGTTCGGTGCCCTGGTCGCGACCGCGCTCGGGCTGTGGCGCGGGCATGCCGCGCTGTCGATGGACAGCCTGCGCGAGGGTGGCCGCAGCGGCCTCAGTCGTCGCAGCGGCCTGCTCGGTCGCCTGCTGGTGATGGCACAGGTGGCGCTGGCTTCGCTGCTGCTGTGCGCGGCGGGCGTGTTCCTGCACAGCCTGCTGGCCAGCGCCCGGGTGGACCTGGGCTTCAAGCCGGACCACGTGCTCACGTTCGAGCTGGCGCCGGTCAAGGCGACCTATCCGGATGCAGCCTCGGTGCAGCAGTTGTCCAGGCAACTGGTGGACCGGCTGCAGCGGATCCCAGGCGTACACCAGGCCGCGGCAGGGACCAACCTGCCGGCGGGTGACTTCAGCGGGCAGTGGAACATGGGCGGGCTGCACCTGCCGGGAGGCGAGCAGTTTGGTGCGCAGTTCCATGCGGCCGACCCGGCGTTCTTCCGGGTGTTCGGTATCCATGTGCTACAGGGCCGCTCGTTTGCCGCCAGCGATGTGCGCGGCGGCGAGGATGTCGCCGTGGTCAACCAGCGCTTTGCCGATGTGCATTTCCAGGGCCATGCGCTGGGGCAGACGATCCAGCGGGGCGAAGGCAACGGCATGTGGTCGGCGCGCATCGTCGGGGTAGTGGCCGATACCTACCAGTTCGGGCCGGAGGATCCGGACTCGGTGGTGCCGATCCTGTACCTGCCGCTGGCGCAGATGCCCGACGACGCCCTGCGCGCGTTCCGCATGTACGAGCCGCTGCGCTTCGCGCTCAAGGTCCAGGGCGATCCCGACAGCTATCGCGATGCCGTGCAGCGGGCCGTGGCCGAGGTGGCGCCCAACCAGCCGATCGACCATGTCTACAGCATGGCCCATGTGGTGCACGACACGATTACCGATACCGAGTTCAACCTGATGCTGGTCGGCCTGTTCGGCGGCCTGGCGCTGCTGCTCGCCTGCGTGGGTGTGTACGCCGTGATGGCGGTCGCGGTGGCGGCACGCGAGCGCGAGTTCGGCGTGCGTGCTGCGTTGGGCGCGGCACCCCGGGGTTTGCTTCTGCTGGTGCTGCGCGCAGGCATGGTGCAGATCGTCCTCGGCCTGCTTGCTGGCTTCGCGCTGGGTTTCCTGGGCTCCGGTGTGTTGCGCGCCGTGGTGGTGCAACTCGGCCAGAGTGTGTTCGACCCCTGGTCGATTGCCGCCGCCAGCGCGGTGCTGGCAGCAACCGGCGCAGTGGCCTGCCTGCTGCCGGCACTGCGTGCATCGCGCGTGCAGCCGATGCGCGCGCTGAGGGGAGAGTGA
- a CDS encoding ABC transporter permease, which yields MSPRLAELWRAWRASLRRPGFLLLASGVLALGVGASAAVFALLDATLLRPLPFPQASRIAEVGRIFGGEVATISPHEYQFLDGMHGVKALGLMRPGSVANIAGVGSPRQVPVTYIDRGVLAVLDTPPVLGRNFSKSEDQPNGPAAVMLSYGLWQRDYGAAPGVVGQVIQVEGRPATIVGVLPRAFDTLSDPGGIALPLALPPASRDYNHNGHLAIARLADGVSLASVGAQADARERAMYRDMAMGGNWKQPWFGATSLQAALHRGERPVMLLFVASAVLILLIALVNLVNLMLLRTLSRSHDAAVRSALGAPLLRLLLPAVAEGLLVGLVGTALGMLLAWSGLRLLLPFIPGQWLHGDRIDMGASQWAMAFVVGLLGALLAAALGLWRSRRATGTGVDELREGGRSGMGARSGRLGRVLVVVQVALAVALLCSAGAIAHGLLAASRVQLGFASDQVLTFELVPVKAHYPDVGAVQTLAQRVARRLRAIPGVTGAAVTTNLPASDGLYGQFNNGMKTPEGKQFEAQLHGVGTGFFQVFSIALKQGRVFGRDDTAGSEPVAVVSRDLADRYYDGDAIGKTVLVEVSHGPDLPARIVGVVADTYQRGPLQPRQPMVYLPLAQMPRNTMDIFLGLEPLRFVLRGHGRPADWRASVEHAVAEVAPGQPIAHLESMRSVVRQTTADARLGMLMVGLFAALSLLLAVAGMYAVMAVAVAAREREFGVRTALGASPSRMTRLVLRGGLGQIVVGLVIGVGLALGASRVLASLSMAVAMSSIGRIGIFDPVAALGVCAVLALSGLLACLRPALRASRVQPMSVLRGD from the coding sequence ATGAGTCCCAGGCTCGCCGAGCTGTGGCGAGCCTGGCGGGCCAGCCTGCGCCGGCCCGGCTTCCTGCTGCTGGCCAGCGGCGTGCTGGCGCTGGGCGTCGGCGCCAGCGCGGCGGTGTTCGCATTGCTCGATGCCACCCTGCTGCGGCCGCTGCCGTTTCCGCAGGCATCGCGTATCGCGGAGGTCGGCCGGATCTTCGGTGGCGAGGTCGCCACGATCTCGCCGCACGAGTACCAGTTCCTCGACGGCATGCACGGGGTGAAGGCGCTGGGCCTGATGCGCCCGGGCTCGGTCGCCAACATCGCCGGCGTCGGTTCCCCGCGGCAGGTGCCGGTGACCTACATTGATCGCGGCGTACTGGCGGTGCTCGACACCCCACCGGTGCTCGGGCGCAATTTCAGCAAGTCCGAGGATCAGCCGAACGGACCGGCGGCCGTGATGCTGAGTTATGGTCTCTGGCAACGCGACTACGGCGCCGCTCCGGGCGTCGTCGGTCAGGTCATTCAGGTGGAAGGCCGGCCGGCGACCATCGTCGGTGTGCTGCCGCGGGCGTTCGATACGCTCTCCGATCCCGGCGGCATCGCGCTGCCGCTGGCCCTGCCGCCGGCCAGCCGCGACTACAACCACAACGGCCACCTGGCGATCGCGCGTCTGGCTGATGGGGTGAGCCTGGCGTCGGTCGGTGCCCAGGCGGATGCGCGCGAGCGCGCGATGTACCGTGACATGGCGATGGGCGGGAACTGGAAGCAGCCCTGGTTCGGCGCCACCTCCCTGCAGGCCGCGCTGCATCGCGGCGAGCGGCCGGTGATGCTGCTGTTCGTGGCCAGCGCGGTACTGATCCTGCTGATCGCGCTGGTCAACCTGGTCAACCTGATGCTGTTGCGGACACTGTCGCGCAGCCACGATGCGGCGGTGCGCAGCGCGCTGGGCGCGCCGCTGCTGAGGTTGCTGTTGCCGGCGGTGGCCGAGGGCCTGCTGGTCGGGTTGGTGGGGACGGCACTGGGCATGCTGCTGGCATGGTCCGGGCTGCGCCTGTTGCTGCCTTTCATCCCCGGCCAGTGGCTGCACGGCGACCGGATCGATATGGGGGCGTCGCAGTGGGCCATGGCGTTTGTTGTCGGACTACTCGGTGCCCTGCTGGCTGCAGCGCTCGGCTTGTGGCGAAGCCGTCGTGCGACCGGGACCGGCGTCGACGAGCTGCGCGAGGGCGGACGCAGCGGCATGGGCGCGCGTAGCGGGCGGCTCGGGCGCGTGCTGGTGGTGGTCCAGGTGGCGCTGGCGGTGGCTCTGCTGTGCTCTGCGGGCGCGATCGCCCACGGCCTGCTTGCTGCCTCACGGGTGCAGCTCGGCTTCGCCAGCGACCAGGTACTCACCTTCGAGCTGGTGCCGGTGAAGGCGCATTACCCGGATGTCGGAGCCGTGCAGACCCTGGCGCAGCGCGTGGCGCGGCGTCTGCGCGCCATTCCCGGGGTCACCGGGGCGGCGGTCACCACCAACCTGCCGGCCAGCGACGGGCTCTACGGCCAGTTCAACAATGGCATGAAGACGCCGGAGGGCAAACAGTTCGAGGCGCAGTTGCATGGCGTGGGCACCGGCTTCTTCCAGGTGTTTTCCATCGCCCTGAAACAGGGGCGGGTGTTCGGCCGTGACGACACCGCCGGCAGCGAGCCGGTGGCGGTGGTCAGCCGCGACCTGGCCGACCGGTATTACGACGGCGACGCGATCGGCAAGACCGTGCTGGTCGAAGTCAGCCACGGCCCCGATCTTCCGGCACGCATCGTCGGCGTGGTCGCCGACACCTACCAGCGCGGGCCGCTGCAGCCGCGGCAGCCGATGGTGTACCTGCCGCTGGCGCAGATGCCTCGCAACACGATGGACATCTTTCTTGGGCTGGAGCCGCTGCGCTTCGTGCTGCGCGGACACGGTCGCCCGGCCGACTGGCGCGCGAGCGTTGAGCACGCGGTAGCCGAAGTCGCTCCCGGCCAGCCGATCGCCCACCTGGAATCGATGCGCAGTGTCGTCCGCCAGACCACCGCCGATGCACGTCTGGGCATGCTGATGGTCGGCCTGTTCGCCGCGCTGTCGCTGTTGCTGGCGGTGGCCGGCATGTATGCGGTGATGGCGGTTGCGGTGGCCGCACGCGAACGCGAGTTCGGCGTGCGCACGGCGCTGGGCGCTTCGCCTTCGCGCATGACGCGGCTGGTGCTGCGTGGCGGCCTGGGCCAGATCGTGGTCGGCCTGGTGATCGGTGTCGGGCTCGCGCTCGGCGCATCGCGGGTGCTGGCAAGCCTGTCGATGGCGGTGGCGATGTCGTCGATCGGTCGCATCGGCATCTTCGATCCCGTCGCGGCGCTCGGCGTATGCGCCGTGCTCGCCCTGTCCGGACTGCTGGCCTGCCTGCGGCCGGCGCTGCGTGCCAGCCGGGTGCAGCCGATGTCGGTGCTGCGCGGCGACTGA
- a CDS encoding ABC transporter ATP-binding protein, with the protein MNPSSSVIALDGIRKVFQADEVETHALSDVHLAVHRGEYVSISGPSGCGKTTLLSILGLLDTASAGSYVLNGHDVAKLDAAARARIRNAEIGFIFQAFNLIGDLTVQENVELPLTYRGGIGTAERRARVHEALERVGMAHRMRHYPAQLSGGQQQRVAVARALVGKPAILLADEPTGNLDSRNGEAVMALLDELHKGGATICMVTHDARYAELAQRKIRLFDGRVVDEETFDRLRREDEQRLDALIGSREGLQA; encoded by the coding sequence ATGAACCCATCGTCCAGCGTCATCGCCCTCGACGGCATCCGCAAGGTGTTCCAGGCCGACGAAGTGGAGACCCACGCACTCAGCGACGTGCACCTGGCGGTGCATCGCGGCGAGTACGTGTCGATCTCCGGCCCGTCCGGCTGCGGCAAGACCACGCTGCTGTCGATCCTCGGCCTGCTCGACACCGCCAGCGCCGGCAGCTACGTGCTCAACGGCCACGACGTGGCGAAGCTCGACGCCGCCGCGCGGGCGCGCATCCGCAACGCCGAGATCGGCTTCATCTTCCAGGCGTTCAACCTGATCGGCGACCTCACCGTGCAGGAGAACGTGGAGCTGCCGCTGACCTACCGCGGCGGCATCGGCACCGCCGAGCGGCGCGCGCGGGTACACGAAGCGCTGGAGCGGGTGGGCATGGCGCACCGCATGCGGCACTACCCGGCGCAGCTCTCCGGCGGCCAGCAGCAGCGCGTGGCGGTGGCACGTGCGCTGGTCGGCAAGCCGGCGATCCTGCTCGCCGACGAACCGACCGGCAATCTCGACTCGCGCAACGGCGAGGCGGTGATGGCCCTGCTCGACGAACTGCACAAGGGCGGCGCGACCATCTGCATGGTCACCCACGACGCGCGCTACGCCGAACTGGCCCAGCGCAAGATCCGCCTGTTCGACGGCCGCGTGGTCGACGAGGAAACCTTCGACCGCCTGCGCCGCGAGGACGAGCAGCGGCTGGATGCGCTGATCGGTTCACGCGAAGGGCTGCAGGCATGA
- a CDS encoding efflux RND transporter periplasmic adaptor subunit, producing the protein MDIANPQFRIRRRRRLQWSIGGGVAALVAIVVLIVRLGPALPVAERGSLWIDTVQQGRMLREVRATGTLVPRSTRWVAAATAAQVEQILVWPGARVQPDTVLMTLANPEVEDALRNAQAQVAAAKAEVAAKRAELQSQLLDERSAQAQAASDFASAKVKADADAKAAALHLIPDVQFRQGQIALKQLATRRDIEQQRVAAFAGNMRAQLDAVEARLMQQQSNLQLRQRQADALRVKAGIAGVLQEVAVQEGAQVAEGANLARVARPDVLIARLQVPEVQAKDVALGMPVNVDTHNGTVDGTVERIDPAVRDGSVQVDVRLAGTLPPGARPDLSVDGRIRVATLDNVLSVGRPASARAGADITLFRLDPSSGVATRVPVRLGAASVDRVEIRRGLKAGDQVILSDTSQWDRYDKIRVK; encoded by the coding sequence ATGGATATCGCCAACCCCCAGTTCAGGATCCGCCGGCGGCGTCGGCTGCAATGGTCGATCGGTGGCGGCGTGGCCGCGCTGGTCGCCATCGTGGTGCTGATTGTGCGGCTGGGGCCGGCGCTGCCCGTGGCCGAGCGGGGTAGTTTGTGGATCGACACGGTGCAGCAGGGGCGGATGCTGCGCGAGGTACGCGCCACCGGCACCCTGGTGCCGCGTTCCACCCGCTGGGTGGCGGCGGCCACGGCGGCACAGGTCGAGCAGATCCTGGTCTGGCCGGGCGCCCGGGTGCAGCCGGACACCGTGCTGATGACGCTGGCCAACCCCGAGGTGGAGGACGCGCTGCGCAACGCACAGGCGCAGGTGGCGGCGGCCAAGGCGGAGGTCGCGGCCAAGCGCGCGGAGCTGCAGTCGCAGCTGCTCGACGAACGCTCGGCGCAGGCGCAGGCCGCATCCGACTTCGCCTCGGCCAAGGTCAAGGCCGATGCCGACGCCAAGGCCGCCGCGCTGCACCTGATTCCCGACGTGCAGTTCCGCCAGGGGCAGATCGCTCTGAAGCAGCTGGCGACCCGCCGCGATATCGAGCAGCAGCGCGTGGCTGCCTTCGCCGGCAACATGCGCGCCCAACTCGACGCGGTGGAGGCCCGGCTGATGCAGCAGCAGAGCAACCTGCAGCTGCGCCAGCGCCAGGCCGATGCGTTGCGGGTGAAGGCCGGTATCGCCGGCGTGCTGCAGGAAGTGGCGGTGCAGGAGGGCGCGCAGGTGGCCGAGGGCGCCAACCTGGCGCGGGTGGCGCGGCCGGACGTGCTGATCGCGCGTCTGCAGGTGCCCGAGGTGCAGGCGAAGGACGTGGCGCTCGGCATGCCGGTGAACGTGGATACCCACAACGGTACGGTCGACGGCACGGTCGAGCGGATCGATCCGGCGGTGCGCGACGGCAGTGTGCAGGTCGATGTGCGGCTGGCCGGCACGCTGCCGCCGGGCGCGCGCCCGGACCTGTCGGTGGACGGCCGCATCCGTGTCGCCACCCTGGACAACGTGCTGTCGGTCGGTCGGCCGGCCTCCGCGCGTGCCGGCGCCGACATCACCCTGTTCCGTCTCGATCCGTCCAGCGGCGTTGCCACCCGTGTGCCGGTGCGGCTGGGGGCGGCCTCGGTGGACCGGGTGGAGATCCGCCGTGGCCTGAAGGCGGGCGATCAGGTGATCCTCTCCGACACCAGCCAATGGGACCGCTACGACAAGATCCGCGTGAAGTGA